In Halorussus limi, a genomic segment contains:
- the aspS gene encoding aspartate--tRNA(Asn) ligase, protein MIDRTYSDEITAEQDGETVSIAGHVHEIRDLGGLTFVIVRDREGKTQVVFKEENDEDLFEAAQDLHKEDVVQISGRVKASDQAPGGVELAPTGMEVISESDTPLPMEVAKDIESDLSTRLDNRAIDLRKPETYAVFSLRSKLMSAMEEWFDDEGYVDVDTPLISQEGAEGGAELFPVVYYGDEVFLSQSPQLYKQMLMAAGFDKIYETGTAFRAEAFATSRHVSEIAMFDVELAYIEDHHDVMDVQEESLRYALEQVAENARDELEVLDVDLDVPTEPFPRITFDEARDILATEYDHVPDDSDDLDTKGEKLLGEHFEEQGHPAFFVVGYPNEKFYYRQNVPGDDIASRKFDLVYKGQELSSGGQREHDIETMEQLMDEQGADPENFHFYLEAFRFGIPPHGGYGLGIDRLVQKVADLENIKEAILFPRDPDRVTP, encoded by the coding sequence ATGATAGACAGAACGTACTCCGACGAGATTACTGCCGAACAGGACGGCGAGACTGTCTCCATCGCCGGACACGTCCACGAGATTCGAGACTTGGGCGGACTGACCTTTGTCATCGTCCGCGACCGCGAGGGGAAGACGCAGGTCGTGTTCAAGGAAGAGAACGACGAGGACCTCTTCGAGGCCGCCCAAGACCTCCACAAGGAGGACGTGGTCCAAATTTCCGGGCGCGTGAAGGCCAGCGACCAGGCCCCCGGCGGCGTCGAACTCGCCCCGACCGGGATGGAAGTCATCAGCGAGTCCGACACGCCCCTGCCGATGGAAGTCGCCAAGGACATCGAGTCGGACCTCTCGACGCGACTCGACAACCGGGCCATCGACCTCCGGAAGCCCGAGACCTACGCCGTCTTCTCGCTGCGCTCGAAGCTGATGTCCGCGATGGAGGAGTGGTTCGACGACGAAGGCTACGTCGACGTGGACACGCCGCTCATCTCCCAAGAGGGTGCCGAGGGCGGCGCCGAACTGTTCCCCGTCGTCTACTACGGTGACGAGGTCTTCCTCTCCCAGAGCCCCCAGTTGTACAAGCAGATGCTGATGGCCGCCGGCTTCGACAAAATCTACGAGACCGGCACCGCGTTCCGCGCCGAAGCGTTCGCCACCTCCCGGCACGTCTCCGAAATCGCGATGTTCGACGTGGAACTGGCCTACATCGAGGACCACCACGACGTGATGGACGTCCAAGAGGAGTCCCTGCGCTACGCGCTGGAGCAGGTCGCCGAGAACGCCCGAGACGAGTTGGAGGTTCTCGACGTGGACCTCGACGTTCCGACCGAGCCGTTCCCGCGTATCACCTTCGATGAGGCCCGCGACATCCTCGCCACCGAGTACGACCACGTTCCGGACGACAGCGACGACCTCGACACGAAGGGCGAGAAGTTGCTCGGCGAGCACTTCGAGGAGCAGGGTCACCCCGCGTTCTTCGTCGTCGGCTACCCCAACGAGAAGTTCTACTACCGGCAGAACGTGCCCGGCGACGACATCGCCTCCCGGAAGTTCGACCTCGTCTACAAGGGCCAGGAACTCTCCTCGGGCGGCCAGCGCGAACACGACATCGAGACGATGGAGCAGTTGATGGACGAGCAGGGCGCCGACCCCGAGAACTTCCACTTTTACCTCGAAGCGTTCCGGTTCGGCATCCCGCCTCACGGCGGCTACGGACTCGGTATCGACCGCCTCGTCCAGAAGGTCGCCGACCTCGAAAACATCAAGGAAGCCATCCTGTTCCCGCGCGACCCCGACCGCGTGACGCCGTAG
- a CDS encoding DUF5783 family protein gives MADFDPEKFEDKYANYFNELQKAYKNAFNRLNERYDSELIHAIDQQILNESEPFYEGDGEFRVELPENPVERVQGIVVKDEKVEEMLEIYVEEIETELRRVFGFESESES, from the coding sequence ATGGCCGACTTCGACCCCGAGAAGTTCGAGGACAAGTACGCGAACTACTTCAACGAGTTGCAGAAGGCGTACAAGAACGCGTTCAACCGACTCAACGAGCGGTACGACTCGGAACTCATCCACGCCATCGACCAGCAGATTCTGAACGAGAGCGAACCCTTCTACGAGGGCGACGGCGAGTTCCGGGTCGAGTTGCCCGAAAATCCGGTCGAGCGCGTGCAGGGCATCGTCGTCAAGGACGAGAAGGTAGAGGAGATGCTAGAGATTTACGTCGAGGAGATAGAGACGGAACTGCGGCGCGTGTTCGGCTTCGAATCTGAGAGCGAATCCTGA
- a CDS encoding ABC transporter substrate-binding protein encodes MRETPATKLTRRSLLKGAGAASTGALLAGCTGDGAGDGTQTSGTGESETTGTTAAESTTTESSDGHSVTMSPVGTVEFDAVPRNVFTVFPQYADMAVALGHGDAVNSVYVPKMTGTTLNHYGHRLDGVSFEWDGLRDPLSNGFSKELLYELDSDVHLTDPAWASTQSNWDKSDVEEIKSNVAPWFGNFYSGTHAQPPDGYGNYEYYDLWKLFGKVADVFRERERYEALAEVHANLVSSIREKLPPKEERPSAVRVTLAQDGQSFYTYHLNKPGYWLADTRPLGANDAFADEDWQSLWGTVDYETMLEADPDVILHLWGITPSYSMADTRSKLENHTSGSQLTAVENDRVYAAGMRYQGPIMNLFQIEMGAKQLYPDLFGEWPRYEDGDPYPEIPEDEWLFDRNRVADIITGDGQ; translated from the coding sequence ATGCGAGAAACACCGGCTACGAAACTGACGCGGCGAAGTTTGCTGAAGGGCGCGGGCGCGGCCAGCACTGGCGCGCTCCTCGCCGGCTGTACGGGAGACGGAGCGGGCGACGGAACCCAGACGAGCGGGACGGGAGAGTCGGAGACGACTGGAACGACCGCGGCCGAGTCCACCACGACGGAGAGCAGCGACGGGCACTCGGTGACGATGTCGCCGGTGGGAACCGTCGAGTTCGACGCCGTCCCCCGGAACGTCTTCACGGTGTTTCCCCAGTACGCGGACATGGCGGTGGCGCTCGGACACGGCGACGCGGTGAACTCGGTGTACGTGCCGAAGATGACCGGCACGACGCTGAACCACTACGGCCACCGCCTCGACGGCGTCTCGTTCGAGTGGGACGGGCTACGGGACCCGTTGAGTAACGGCTTCTCCAAGGAACTGCTGTACGAACTCGATAGTGACGTTCACCTGACCGACCCCGCGTGGGCGTCGACTCAGAGCAACTGGGACAAGTCGGACGTGGAGGAGATCAAGTCGAACGTCGCGCCGTGGTTCGGGAACTTCTACAGCGGCACCCACGCTCAGCCTCCGGACGGGTACGGCAACTACGAGTACTACGACCTGTGGAAGTTGTTCGGGAAGGTCGCGGACGTGTTCCGCGAGCGCGAGCGGTACGAGGCGCTCGCGGAGGTACACGCGAACCTCGTCTCCTCGATTCGGGAGAAGCTTCCGCCGAAGGAGGAGCGACCGAGCGCCGTCCGGGTCACGCTCGCACAGGACGGCCAGTCGTTCTACACGTACCACCTCAACAAACCGGGCTACTGGTTGGCTGACACCCGACCGCTCGGGGCGAACGACGCGTTCGCCGACGAGGACTGGCAGAGCCTCTGGGGCACCGTCGATTACGAGACGATGCTCGAAGCCGACCCGGACGTCATCCTCCACCTGTGGGGAATCACGCCGAGTTACAGCATGGCCGACACGCGCTCGAAACTCGAGAACCACACCAGCGGAAGTCAACTGACCGCGGTCGAGAACGACCGCGTGTACGCCGCGGGGATGCGGTATCAGGGACCGATAATGAACCTGTTCCAGATAGAGATGGGAGCCAAACAGCTCTACCCCGACCTGTTCGGCGAGTGGCCCCGCTACGAGGACGGCGACCCCTACCCGGAAATTCCCGAGGACGAGTGGCTGTTCGACCGCAACCGCGTGGCCGACATCATCACCGGCGACGGCCAGTAG
- a CDS encoding NifU family protein produces MSTETQDDGDDLEERVSNFLRRNFPQIQMHGGSAAIQNIDRETGSVHIQLGGACSGCGISPMTIQAIKSRMVKEIPEIEKVNAETGMGGDGGHGGGMSPSFPGETSDDGDDDEGPQAPF; encoded by the coding sequence ATGAGCACCGAGACTCAGGACGACGGGGACGACCTCGAGGAGCGCGTCAGCAACTTCCTGCGACGCAACTTCCCCCAGATTCAGATGCACGGCGGAAGCGCGGCCATCCAGAACATCGACCGCGAGACCGGGTCGGTCCACATCCAGTTGGGCGGCGCGTGCAGTGGCTGTGGCATCTCGCCGATGACGATTCAGGCCATCAAGAGCCGAATGGTCAAGGAGATTCCCGAAATCGAGAAGGTCAACGCCGAGACCGGCATGGGCGGCGACGGCGGACACGGCGGTGGCATGAGTCCCTCGTTCCCTGGCGAGACGAGTGACGACGGCGACGACGACGAGGGACCGCAGGCCCCCTTCTAA